TTTATGCCTTTTCCCACCAATGCCTCCAAGGTGCTTGTTCCGCTGGCAGGTGATTACAACCTCGGTATTAACGTAAACAGTGAAAATAAGGCAGCAGCCCGTGCCTGGGTGGACTGGTTTACCGAGAAGTCCAACTATGCCGTAGAGCAGGCGGGCAGTATTAGTCCGCTACAGGGTGCGAAATTGCCTGAGATTTTGAAGCAATACGGGGAACAGGGGGCCGTTTTTGAAACGCTCACTCCTTCACCAAAAGGACAGGAAGGGATTGTTGATAAAATCGACAAAAAGGGAGAAATCGGCTTGTGGCAGCCGGATTTCAAGAAACGCATTATTGAGGCAGCGGTCGGCAACCGCCCGGAATCGTATGACACCATTATGAAGGATCTGAATGACGCATGGGTGAAGGCGCGAGCTGAAGTGGCTGCGAAGGAAGCCAAATAGTCATCTGAACTGATGATTAGAAAGGATCGACGTAGCAGTCGACGGACGGATAGCCAGGAGGTGCAGCATGTTCAAATTTTCGAATCTCAGCTACTCCAAACAAAGATTGGCGATTATTGCAGCCTTTTCATTTATTCCGCTGGCGCTGCTGATCACTTTTGCGTACTTGCCGGTGATCAACATGTTCAAATACAGCTTTTCGGACTGGAATGGCTATAGCAAGCGTCTGGAATATGTGGGCTTTGAAAACTATATCCAAATCTTTACCGATCCCGAGTATTTCTCGGTGTTTAAGGTCAGTCTGTATTATTTTGTCGCCACGTTTGTACAGATGGGTCTGGCTCTTTATTTTGCAACCATTCTCAGCTTTCAAACCTGGTTTAAAAATGTGTTTAAAGGCATTTTATTTTTCCCTTCTCTAATGAACGGGGTGGCCATTGGTTTTATTTTTCTGTTTTTCTTCAAGCCGGACGGCACACTGGATACACTGCTTCAGGCCCTGGGGCTGGGTTCGTATGTCAAGCTGTGGCTGGGCAACCCGGAGATTATCAACATTTCGCTGGCTGGCACGTCGATCTGGAGATACATGGGCTTTAATTTTATTGTGTTTCTCGGTGCGATTTCCTCCATATCAAGCGATCTGTATGAAGCGTCCGATATCGACGGGGCCAACCGCTGGCATCAGTTCAGGTACATTATTTTGCCGAGCATCAAG
This DNA window, taken from Paenibacillus kribbensis, encodes the following:
- a CDS encoding carbohydrate ABC transporter permease, with amino-acid sequence MFKFSNLSYSKQRLAIIAAFSFIPLALLITFAYLPVINMFKYSFSDWNGYSKRLEYVGFENYIQIFTDPEYFSVFKVSLYYFVATFVQMGLALYFATILSFQTWFKNVFKGILFFPSLMNGVAIGFIFLFFFKPDGTLDTLLQALGLGSYVKLWLGNPEIINISLAGTSIWRYMGFNFIVFLGAISSISSDLYEASDIDGANRWHQFRYIILPSIKRILQLNLILAISGAISAFDIPYIMTSGSNGSKTFVIQTIDVAFKYSKVGLASAMAVILLLIVIVVTLLQRMLIRGED